Proteins from a genomic interval of Arvicola amphibius unplaced genomic scaffold, mArvAmp1.2, whole genome shotgun sequence:
- the LOC119805756 gene encoding LOW QUALITY PROTEIN: protein tyrosine phosphatase type IVA 1-like (The sequence of the model RefSeq protein was modified relative to this genomic sequence to represent the inferred CDS: deleted 1 base in 1 codon): MARMNRPAPVEVTYKNMRFLITHNPTNATLNKFIEELKKYGVTTIVRVCEATYDTTLVEKEGIRVLDWPFDDGAPPSNQIVDDWLSLVKIKFREEPGCCIAVHCVAGLGRAPVLVALALIEGGMKYEDAVQFIRQKGVELLTASNFCIWRSTVLRCGCASRIPMVIETTVVSNKTGVPDAIALEVELQMGPDLSYIISQHVGLLNKSAEASTGILKTSLTRPQA, encoded by the exons ATGGCTCGAATGAACCGCCCTGCTCCTGTGGAAGTCACATACAAGAACATGAGATTCCTTATTACACACAATCCAACCAATGCGACCTTAAACAAATTTATAGAGGAACTTAAGAAGTATGGAGTTACCACAATAGTAAGAGTGTGTGAAGCAACTTACGACACTACTCTCGTGGAGAAAGAAGGCATTCGTGTTCTTGACTGGCCTTTTGATGATGGCGCACCACCATCCAACCAGATTGTTGATGACTGGTTAAGTCTTGTAAAGATTAAGTTTCGTGAAGAACCTGGCTGCTGTATTGCTGTCCATTGTGTTGCAGGCCTTGGCAGAGCTCCAGTGCTTGTTGCCTTAGCATTAATTGAAGGTGGAATGAAGTATGAAGATGCAGTACAGTTCATAAGACAAAAG GGCGTGGAGCTTTTAACAGCAAGCAACTTTTGTATCTGGAGAAGTACCGTCCTAAGATGCGGCTGCGCTTCAAGGATTCCAATGGTCATAGAAACAACTGTTGTATCCAATAAAACTGGGGTGCCTGATGCCATTGCCTTGGAAGTGGAACTTCAGATGGGACCTGATTTGTCATACATAATTAGCCAACATGTTGGCTTATTGAATAAGTCTGCTGAAGCTTCCACGGGAATATTGAAAACCAGTCTTACCAGGCCACAAGCTTGA